From the genome of Mesorhizobium japonicum MAFF 303099, one region includes:
- a CDS encoding PadR family transcriptional regulator, producing the protein MTDSILVQLRKGALDLCVLAVLSRGESYGYEIASTLVAAVNMGEGTIYPLMRRMQNDGLVATRLVESSSGPPRKYYRLTPLGQQAFEAHRRDWRSFAGAVDRLLEDLP; encoded by the coding sequence ATGACCGATTCCATCCTCGTCCAGTTGCGAAAAGGCGCGCTTGATCTGTGCGTTCTGGCCGTGCTGTCGCGGGGTGAGAGCTATGGCTATGAGATCGCCAGCACGCTGGTCGCCGCGGTCAACATGGGGGAGGGCACGATCTATCCCCTGATGCGCCGGATGCAGAATGACGGGTTGGTGGCCACCCGCCTCGTCGAGTCGAGCAGCGGGCCGCCGCGCAAATATTACCGGCTCACGCCGCTCGGCCAGCAGGCTTTCGAAGCCCATCGCCGCGACTGGCGCTCCTTCGCGGGGGCCGTCGATAGACTTCTCGAGGATTTGCCATGA
- a CDS encoding GatB/YqeY domain-containing protein gives MRGKIAESLKSAMKAQDKHRLPTLRLIQAAIHDRDIANRGAGKDPASDEEILQILAKMVKQREESAKAFEDGKRPELAAQERGEMEIIRGFLPTQLDDAAITAAAREAIAATGAASQKDMGKVIAALKQKYAGQMDFGKASGIVKGLLQ, from the coding sequence ATGCGCGGAAAAATCGCCGAATCCCTGAAGAGCGCGATGAAGGCGCAGGACAAGCACCGGCTGCCGACACTGCGGCTGATCCAGGCCGCCATCCATGACCGCGACATCGCCAATCGCGGTGCCGGCAAGGACCCCGCCAGCGACGAGGAGATCCTGCAGATCCTGGCCAAGATGGTGAAGCAGCGCGAGGAATCGGCCAAGGCCTTCGAAGACGGCAAGCGCCCGGAACTGGCCGCACAGGAGCGTGGCGAGATGGAGATCATCCGCGGCTTCCTGCCGACGCAGCTCGACGATGCGGCGATCACGGCGGCAGCCCGCGAGGCGATCGCGGCGACGGGTGCGGCCAGCCAGAAGGACATGGGCAAGGTGATCGCTGCGCTGAAGCAGAAATATGCCGGCCAGATGGATTTCGGCAAGGCCAGCGGGATCGTCAAAGGGCTGCTGCAGTAG
- the carA gene encoding glutamine-hydrolyzing carbamoyl-phosphate synthase small subunit — MAEMTPAWATEKPTALLVLADGTVIEGRGLGATGSAVAEVCFNTALTGYQEILTDPSYAGQIVTFTFPHIGNIGTNGEDIEDLNPAARAGAVGAVFKADVTNPSNYRAAGHLDQWLKKRGIVALSGIDTRALTALIREKGMPNAVIAHAPDGVFDLDDLKQRAAAWSGLIGLDLAKEVTSGQSSVWRETPWVWNEGFGEQAEPSLHVVAIDYGVKRNILRLLAGLGAKVTVVPANTGSEEILAMQPDGIFLSNGPGDPEATGDYAVPVIQDLLKTDIPVFGICLGHQMLALALGGRTAKMHQGHHGANHPVKDHTTGKVEIVSMNHGFAVDADSLPEGVEETHVSLFDGSNCGIALTGRPVFSVQHHPEASPGPQDSHYLFRRFVNLIREKRGEEQLAERV; from the coding sequence ATGGCCGAGATGACGCCCGCCTGGGCCACCGAAAAGCCGACCGCCCTTCTGGTGCTGGCCGACGGCACCGTCATCGAGGGTCGGGGCCTCGGCGCCACCGGTTCCGCCGTCGCCGAAGTCTGCTTCAACACCGCGCTCACCGGCTACCAGGAGATCCTCACCGACCCGTCCTATGCCGGCCAGATCGTCACCTTCACCTTCCCGCATATCGGCAATATCGGCACCAATGGCGAGGACATCGAGGACCTCAATCCGGCCGCCCGCGCCGGCGCTGTCGGCGCCGTGTTCAAGGCCGATGTCACCAACCCGTCCAACTACCGCGCCGCCGGCCACCTCGACCAGTGGCTGAAGAAGCGCGGCATCGTCGCACTCTCGGGCATCGACACCCGCGCGCTGACCGCGCTGATCCGCGAAAAGGGCATGCCCAATGCCGTCATCGCGCATGCGCCGGACGGTGTCTTCGACCTCGACGATCTGAAGCAACGCGCCGCCGCATGGTCGGGCCTGATCGGGCTCGACCTCGCCAAGGAAGTCACGTCGGGCCAGTCCTCGGTCTGGCGCGAGACGCCTTGGGTGTGGAACGAAGGTTTTGGCGAGCAGGCCGAGCCGTCGCTGCACGTCGTGGCCATCGACTACGGCGTCAAGCGCAACATATTGCGCCTGCTTGCCGGCCTCGGCGCCAAGGTGACTGTCGTTCCGGCAAACACCGGTTCGGAAGAAATCCTCGCCATGCAGCCCGACGGCATCTTCCTCTCCAACGGCCCCGGCGACCCGGAAGCCACCGGCGACTATGCCGTGCCGGTCATCCAGGATCTGCTGAAGACCGACATTCCGGTGTTCGGCATCTGCCTCGGCCACCAGATGCTGGCGCTGGCGCTGGGCGGCAGGACCGCCAAGATGCACCAGGGCCATCACGGCGCCAACCATCCGGTCAAGGACCACACCACCGGCAAGGTCGAGATCGTCTCGATGAACCACGGCTTTGCCGTCGACGCCGACTCGCTGCCAGAGGGCGTCGAGGAAACCCATGTCTCGCTGTTCGACGGCTCGAACTGCGGCATCGCGCTCACCGGCCGTCCGGTGTTCTCGGTCCAGCATCACCCCGAAGCCTCGCCCGGCCCACAGGATTCCCACTATCTGTTCCGCCGCTTCGTCAACCTGATCCGCGAGAAGCGCGGCGAGGAACAGCTGGCCGAGCGGGTCTGA
- a CDS encoding aldo/keto reductase: protein MSHDGRIALTRDGVSLSRLVFGAWRLLDGGVRPDADQVARLIGTAVDLGLTSFDHADIYGNYEVEAAFGAGLSRWRGKRDQIELVSKCDIMLPSANRPQNRLKHYDTSAAHITASVDRSLANLGTDYLDLLLLHRPDPLMDADETAAALAGLVNAGKARAVGVSNFTPSQFDLLASRLPFALATNQIEMSVLKTSALTDGSLDHAQRLAYAPMIWSPLGGGSLFTGKEGREARVRAALAAVAAEVGAGDLATVAIAWLLRHPARLVPVLGSMKPERLAAMVKALEISLDRQQWFAILEASEGRPVA, encoded by the coding sequence ATGAGCCATGACGGCCGCATCGCGCTGACCAGGGACGGGGTATCGCTGTCGCGGCTGGTCTTCGGCGCCTGGCGCCTGCTCGACGGCGGTGTCCGCCCGGATGCCGATCAGGTCGCGCGGCTGATTGGCACCGCCGTCGATCTCGGGCTGACCAGTTTCGACCATGCCGACATCTATGGGAATTACGAGGTGGAAGCGGCGTTCGGCGCCGGGCTGTCGCGCTGGAGGGGCAAGCGCGATCAGATCGAGCTGGTCTCGAAATGCGACATCATGCTGCCCTCGGCCAACCGGCCGCAAAACCGGCTGAAGCATTACGACACCAGCGCCGCCCACATAACCGCATCGGTCGACCGCTCGCTCGCCAATCTCGGCACCGACTATCTCGACCTGTTGCTGCTGCACCGGCCGGACCCGCTGATGGACGCCGACGAGACGGCGGCGGCACTGGCCGGGCTGGTCAACGCGGGCAAGGCGAGGGCGGTCGGCGTTTCCAATTTCACGCCGTCGCAATTCGATCTCCTGGCCTCGCGGCTGCCGTTCGCGCTCGCCACCAACCAGATCGAAATGTCGGTGCTGAAGACGTCCGCATTGACCGACGGCAGTCTCGACCACGCGCAGCGTCTGGCCTACGCGCCGATGATCTGGTCGCCGCTCGGCGGCGGCTCGCTGTTCACCGGCAAGGAAGGCCGGGAAGCACGGGTGCGGGCAGCGCTCGCGGCGGTGGCCGCCGAGGTCGGCGCCGGCGATCTCGCCACTGTTGCCATCGCCTGGCTGTTGCGGCATCCGGCCCGGCTGGTGCCGGTGCTGGGGTCGATGAAGCCGGAACGGCTGGCGGCCATGGTCAAGGCGCTGGAGATCAGTCTCGACCGCCAGCAATGGTTCGCCATACTGGAGGCGAGTGAAGGCCGGCCAGTGGCGTAA
- a CDS encoding TCR/Tet family MFS transporter: MIDPKTARRGLALVFTTLLLDIIGFGIIMPVLPAYLQELTGVGVSEAAIEGGWLFFVYAAMQFFFAPIMGGLSDRFGRRPILLASVLTFSIDNLICAIAWSFPMLFIGRVLAGISGASYSTTSAFIADISNDENRAKNFGLLGIAFGVGFVIGPVLGGLLGTFGPRVPFFFAAGLALVNFLIAMVFLPETLDEKHRRRFEWKRANPVGTLLQMRQYKGIGWIGLVFFLMTLGHMMYPAVWSFVSSYRYGWSEQQIGFSLGAFGLCGAIVMAVVLPRVIPWLGEWKTAVIGLTFTAVSAFGYAFASQGWMIYAVIVVGCLEALADPPLRSLAAAKVPPSAQGELQGAMTSLFSITSIITPLLYTAIFSWFTGPSAPVTFGGAPYLVGACFLVLALIVFVTKVARPATMTNATTVVAEDGAQA; this comes from the coding sequence ATGATCGACCCTAAAACCGCCAGGCGGGGCCTCGCGCTGGTTTTCACCACGCTGCTGCTCGACATCATCGGCTTCGGCATCATCATGCCGGTACTCCCGGCCTATTTGCAGGAATTGACCGGGGTCGGCGTCAGCGAGGCGGCGATCGAGGGCGGCTGGCTGTTCTTCGTCTACGCGGCCATGCAGTTCTTCTTCGCGCCGATCATGGGCGGGTTGAGCGACCGCTTCGGGCGGCGGCCGATCCTGCTTGCCTCGGTGCTGACTTTCTCCATCGACAATCTGATCTGCGCCATCGCATGGTCCTTTCCGATGCTGTTCATCGGCCGTGTGCTGGCCGGCATTTCGGGCGCCAGCTATTCGACGACGTCGGCCTTCATCGCCGACATCTCGAACGACGAGAACCGGGCGAAGAATTTCGGCCTGCTCGGCATCGCCTTTGGCGTCGGCTTCGTCATCGGCCCGGTGCTGGGCGGGCTGCTCGGCACGTTCGGGCCGCGCGTGCCGTTCTTTTTCGCCGCCGGGCTCGCCTTGGTGAACTTCCTGATCGCGATGGTCTTCCTGCCCGAAACGCTGGATGAAAAGCATCGCCGCCGCTTCGAGTGGAAACGCGCCAACCCGGTCGGCACGCTGCTGCAGATGCGCCAATACAAAGGCATCGGCTGGATCGGCCTGGTCTTCTTCCTGATGACGCTCGGGCACATGATGTATCCGGCGGTGTGGTCGTTCGTCTCCAGCTACCGCTACGGCTGGAGCGAGCAGCAGATCGGCTTTTCGCTCGGCGCCTTCGGCCTGTGCGGCGCGATCGTCATGGCTGTCGTGTTGCCGCGTGTGATCCCCTGGCTCGGCGAATGGAAGACGGCGGTCATCGGCCTGACCTTCACGGCGGTGAGCGCCTTCGGCTATGCCTTCGCTTCGCAGGGATGGATGATTTATGCGGTGATCGTCGTCGGTTGCCTGGAAGCGCTGGCCGACCCGCCGCTGAGAAGCCTCGCCGCCGCCAAGGTTCCCCCTTCTGCACAAGGCGAGTTGCAGGGCGCGATGACCTCGCTCTTCTCGATCACCTCGATCATCACGCCGCTGCTCTACACGGCGATCTTCTCCTGGTTCACCGGGCCAAGCGCGCCCGTGACCTTCGGCGGCGCGCCCTATCTAGTCGGTGCGTGCTTCCTGGTGCTCGCGCTGATCGTCTTCGTTACCAAGGTGGCGCGGCCGGCGACGATGACAAACGCCACGACCGTCGTCGCGGAAGATGGAGCGCAGGCATGA
- the ypfJ gene encoding KPN_02809 family neutral zinc metallopeptidase — translation MLWRGRRQSDNIEDDRSDSGGGGIGGGGGFQIPIGGRTGGGGSILLVILVVIAGWYFGFDPSAILGGGDGGLLPGGGGQISDNGGGQGSGTAPANDEMKQFVATVLAETEDTWTGIFKSQGLTYEDPKLVLFSGQVRSACGFASAAAGPFYCPGDHKVYLDMTFFQQLDQQFGASGEFARAYVVAHEVGHHVQNLTGIMSKFNQMRQGMSEADANQLSVRIELQADCFAGVWAHYTAQKGILEQGDIESALNAAKQIGDDTLQKRTQGYVVPESFNHGTSQQRQTWLARGYKSGKLSDCNTMSGPL, via the coding sequence ATGCTCTGGAGAGGCCGTCGTCAGAGTGACAATATCGAGGACGACCGCAGCGACAGCGGCGGCGGTGGGATCGGCGGCGGCGGCGGGTTCCAAATTCCTATCGGCGGCCGGACCGGTGGCGGCGGCAGCATCCTCCTCGTCATCCTGGTGGTGATCGCGGGATGGTATTTCGGCTTCGATCCCTCGGCGATCCTGGGCGGTGGCGATGGCGGCTTGCTGCCGGGTGGCGGTGGCCAGATATCGGACAATGGCGGCGGCCAGGGCAGCGGCACGGCACCTGCCAATGACGAGATGAAGCAGTTCGTCGCGACCGTTCTGGCCGAAACAGAGGACACCTGGACCGGCATCTTCAAGTCGCAAGGCCTGACCTATGAGGACCCCAAGCTAGTGCTGTTTTCCGGCCAGGTCCGCTCGGCCTGCGGCTTTGCCTCGGCGGCAGCCGGACCGTTCTATTGTCCGGGCGACCACAAGGTCTATCTCGACATGACCTTCTTCCAGCAGCTCGACCAGCAGTTCGGCGCCTCGGGCGAGTTCGCCAGAGCCTATGTCGTCGCGCATGAGGTCGGTCACCACGTGCAGAACCTCACCGGCATCATGTCCAAGTTCAACCAGATGCGGCAGGGCATGAGCGAGGCCGATGCCAACCAGCTGTCGGTGCGCATCGAGCTGCAGGCCGACTGCTTCGCCGGCGTGTGGGCGCATTACACCGCGCAGAAGGGCATATTGGAGCAAGGCGACATCGAAAGCGCCCTGAACGCGGCCAAGCAAATCGGCGACGACACGCTGCAGAAGAGGACGCAGGGCTATGTCGTGCCGGAAAGCTTCAACCACGGCACTTCGCAGCAGCGGCAGACCTGGCTGGCGCGCGGCTACAAGAGCGGCAAGCTTTCGGACTGCAACACGATGAGCGGCCCGCTTTAA